Proteins encoded by one window of Anopheles maculipalpis chromosome 2RL, idAnoMacuDA_375_x, whole genome shotgun sequence:
- the LOC126556603 gene encoding rootletin, with protein sequence MSGSGGDVKVSLVEIGDLCFATKVNDKQIIFCTKRRQRPGARGGIRQDVRKGSESTAGGSVPRQLSAGADRQPRAAEACSAVVAVGVDSSGELVDSLYLAADGQRWLRVPDSVPEDTVPSVNGSATAAHWSRTGSAGILDRNDPDTSVKLIFGESSAQKRTVANQQFGKFCVKCRVYLLEHFAKFRTNVGVMSRLNGKDCAPSLGLRHSEGGGGGGAGSSSITDRSKKPFSRPFNKNRLQHETSGTVGGVGSGPPAARMPSSAGSSSSPPSAADTNALIRQNNELRHRLQEEANNYRRRLETYKQAQNNQAALVSRLQAKVLQYKQRCTDLEQLPPMAGNCGASGGGGGGGGSGRYGGGSGSREPSPGSRHPHHPHHGPPSPPPAGGASCSDGAGPLSLPCPVARERARSRSRSQSPCRKYSEGSHDEIRHQLDEERRRCEKLLVENSCLRQQLEESHRTNDALTNDLQKLTSDWESLRDELLSKEDEWKEEEQAFNDYYNNEHTRLLKMWREVVQVRRMFNEMASTTKMELGRMHLELSGTVREVSGACSGVSVNLKQSSKFEEAQQMHIERENIELKSQLSELRLQYEAAKQEIGQRDQRLQQMAQDLKLLDDRYTQADSQAAQAHRMNDEVERLQAALRDIAHAVVQDAETSATADLSCSGIGGEGQHHLHLSQPIVSPGVSPRSPKRSSGGAGSGGLRASQAFAEGTISAVQAALHKYQLAIHDLQVKLQTNNEALKASRKQYDGCEHAREMLSGKVTELTEKLDSANHQLSELYKERDSLQKTLDGLRTDKHTVERGKAELNSIVDSLNTDYEKLQNVNSKLQKMYDALEEEKKMIELELQRVHKDKDIQEMNLRAEEERCSRLREETITLREELNKLYLSRDLLEQQRIESDGLLNMLEKQKLELEFELDRVTGERNELHASLEKRTNSNDHQEQEIRQLKTTVAQLDEERGKLRAQSCDQSADLASLKKELISAEQARLDLDSEKLAISERLKCLEMEKDKIEAELSCVVRERNDLSNQLATIARKKETIGEEVMRLRQRLEQSNEMNGRLNRSLEELVKESEEKTVTIEGHEKELQRLQEQLASLRSEKESLEAVLFDTNTSLEEAEAKKDALERENQDLLIKQESHKALIARLNKDLENAERRAQDIKIQLTNAAANQEAEFLQKLSNLRTFSEENIKKLNDEKEQIRQTLEKRMQQSLQALESAKDAEIRQLREQYETLQMHLDALNQQHEEVILRAENEKQQALLIAHRDKQAVIEKLEVTARELKNELENGDRLKREMAARQEKDRTTIGCLRDEITKMRTKAEEARIRAEEEMNRLEMAAGSLREEKETLIKDSEELKVQLRLSEDRSDALNHQLQDTQRKLKEAENNTDATRKDLTDTRRSLADSNIERDKYANSNKELRDHVKRVEEQRRQQARTIEDAIAKITSLEETRNGLEQDKVRLQTILKETETNVSKLNQELTNAQSDIQKFQTDTSQKDASEKELQARLANEGEEKERVLAELHQIKKQMADLEGTLCATRQELGRARCKANQDEHRFHQREQELCTRNEEGRGREKRLEDQKHNLEVCLADATQQIQELKARLGGAEGRVRALDEQLVQLECQKKEVENKLSSIGHTLRRIAGIQMDGSVSLPYRLMSPSRRYSPARGTGTGGRSESGDYPPGHGHHHGGHHHHHHHHGHETRSLSGENVLIDVDPEMVRKGVRSLMQQIAHIERERDDFKVQLCTARKQLQEGSDAQLRLETKINKLQQHVRAVHEDKTNLEARLAQKTSALQSTEETLRQKSDELTALREKAAQLEQSLTSTTEERTHLEERLDKCRQAGARLESDKRHLQDELARTEARATKLDLQRVALEGDIQRLQMAMQEKDCTLRNQQERLENQQRSLTQLEDRCVALKSTVDQLKERLQAAAITETELRGEISGLQRHNADQSHTFALGQDKLKQLQKTLTGSENERRVLAERLDAAQHTINELRRNQQAAQDGTTRLQEQLAECEVQKSTLESQLRLAKWNQETSEQLAATGGNIGGGGNTSGDQELARQLISSQRERNELRNQVEALNEKIRTLERDKRPTGGKYDRSEKKSLGGDYDSNRIESTAAYSCGLDHAQIEQEGRELRMKVRRLETLLAEKEAELARSRAKLLESPSKASSLGGGGSAGVDVERYRSAQVQAERLLDAREQSHRQQVTRLENQIAMLREQLAQEAKRRQQYILRSSRAGREMQQLRQTIGESLRNVAQDPLDTGLLESEARRLDSAVSMSLPPTTGRGRGDYDRSLSPTFR encoded by the exons ATGTCAGGAAGCGGTGGCGACGTGAAGGTGTCGCTGGTTGAAATCGGCGATCTATGCTTCGCTACCAAGGTAAACGATAAACAAATTATCTTCTGCACCAAGCGACGGCAACGGCCGGGTGCTCGGGGAGGCATCCGCCAGGATGTTAGAAAAGGATCCGAATCGACCGCGGGTGGCTCAGTTCCTCGTCAGTTGTCAGCCGGAGCGGACCGGCAGCCTCGAGCAGCAGAAGCGTGTAGCGCTGTGGTAGCGGTTGGTGTGGACAGTAGTGGTGAGCTGGTGGATAGTTTGTACCTAGCGGCGGACGGGCAACGTTGGCTACGGGTGCCCGATTCGGTACCGGAAGATACGGTGCCTAGTGTGAACGGTAGTGCAACGGCTGCCCACTGGAGTAGGACCGGTTCGGCCGGTATTCTCGATCGAAACGATCCGGATACTTCGGTGAAGCTCATTTTCGGCGAAAGCAGTGCTCAAAAACGTACCGTAGCGAACCAGCAGTTTGGGAAATTTTGTGTCAAGTGTCGTGTGTATCTGTTGGAGCATTTTGCAAAGTTTCGCACCAACGTCGGCGTGATGTCGCGC CTGAATGGTAAGGATTGTGCACCGAGCTTAGGATTACGCCACTCGGagggtggtggaggtggtggggCAGGTTCAAGCAGCATTACCGATCGCTCCAAGAAACCCTTCTCGAGACCGTTCAACAAAAACCGACTGCAGCACGAAACGTCCGGAACTGTTGGAGGTGTTGGTAGCGGTCCACCAGCCGCAAGGATGCCCTCGAGtgctggcagcagcagctcacCACCGAGTGCGGCCGATACGAACGCCCTGATCCGTCAGAACAATGAGCTACGCCATCGGCTCCAGGAGGAAGCGAACAACTATCGGCGCCGGCTTGAGACGTACAAGCAGGCGCAAAACAATCAGGCTGCCTTGGTTAGCCGGCTGCAAGCTAAGGTCCTGCAGTACAAACAACGATGCACGGATCTGGAACAGTTGCCCCCCATGGCTGGAAACTGCGGCGctagcggtggtggtggcggcggcggcggcagtGGACGTTACGGAGGAGGATCGGGAAGTCGTGAACCATCGCCCGGATCACGGCACCCGCATCATCCACATCATGGACCACCGTCGCCACCACCGGCCGGTGGTGCTAGCTGTTCCGATGGAGCAGGACCACTAAGCTTGCCATGTCCGGTGGCGCGCGAACGCGCACGATCAAGATCACGGTCACAGTCGCCGTGCCGGAAGTATTCCGAAGGATCACACGACGAAATCCGCCATCAGCTTGACGAGGAACGACGACG TTGCGAAAAGTTGCTGGTCGAGAACTCCTGCCTGCGACAGCAGTTGGAAGAGTCTCATCGCACCAACGACGCATTGACAAACGATCTCCAGAAGCTTACCAGCGATTGGGAAAGCTTGCGCGATGAACTGTTGAGCAAGGAAGACGAATGGAAGGAAGAGGAACAG GCCTTCAACGATTACTATAACAACGAACACACCCGCTTGCTGAAAATGTGGCGCGAAGTGGTTCAGGTGCGTCGCATGTTCAACGAGATGGCATCCACCACCAAGATGGAGCTTGGCCGTATGCATCTCGAGCTATCCGGCACGGTGCGTGAAGTGTCTGGTGCGTGCAGCGGAGTTTCAGTGAATCTGAAACAATCATCCAAATTTGAG GAGGCACAACAGATGCACATTGAGCGGGAAAACATAGAACTTAAATCACAACTGTCCGAGCTTCGGCTGCAGTATGAAGcggccaaacaagagataggCCAGCGCGACCAGAGACTGCAACAGATGGCACAGGACCTGAAGCTGCTCGATGATCGCTACACGCAAGCGGACAGTCAAGCTGCCCAGGCTCACCGTATGAATGATGAGGTGGAACGACTACAGGCTGCCCTACGCGACATAGCCCATGCCGTTGTGCAGGACGCCGAAACGAGTGCTACAGCCGACTTGAGCTGTAGCGGTATTGGCGGCGAAGGTCAGCACCATTTGCACCTATCGCAGCCGATAGTCTCACCAGGCGTTTCGCCACGATCGCCCAAACGTTCGTCCGGTGGCGCTGGCAGTGGTGGCCTGCGGGCCTCGCAAGCATTCGCCGAGGGGACGATTTCCGCTGTACAGGCCGCATTGCACAAGTACCAACTAGCCATACACGATCTGCAGGTTAAGCTGCAGACGAATAACGAAGCACTGAAGGCATCGCGGAAGCAGTACGATGGGTGCGAGCATGCACGCGAAATGCTGTCCGGCAAGGTGACGGAGCTGACCGAAAAGCTCGACTCGGCCAACCATCAGCTCTCGGAACTGTACAAGGAACGGGACAGTCTGCAGAAGACGCTGGATGGATTGCGCACGGATAAGCACACAGTTGAACGTGGCAAGGCGGAACTGAACTCCATC GTCGATAGTTTAAACACCGATTATGAGAAGCTACAGAACGTCAATAGCAAACTACAGAAGATGTATGATGCGCTGGAGGAGGAGAAAAAGATGATCGAGCTGGAGTTGCAGCGTGTACATAAAGATAAGGACATTCAGGAGATGAATTTAAG AGCGGAAGAGGAACGATGCAGTCGACTGCGTGAAGAAACCATCACGCTTCGCGAGGAGCTAAACAAGCTCTATCTTTCACGCGACCTGCTCGAACAGCAACGCATCGAATCGGACGGATTGTTGAACATGCTCGAAAAACAGAAACTCGAGCTGGAGTTCGAGCTAGACCGCGTGACGGGTGAACGCAACGAATTGCACGCCTCACTGGAAAAGCGTACCAACTCAAACGATCACCAGGAGCAAGAAATTCGCCAGCTTAAAACAACCGTTGCCCAGCTGGATGAGGAGCGGGGCAAATTGCGCGCCCAGTCCTGCGACCAGAGTGCAGATTTGGCGTCCTTGAAAAAGGAACTGATCAGCGCCGAACAGGCCCGACTCGATCTCGATTCGGAAAAGCTGGCCATCAGCGAACGGTTGAAGTGTCTCGAGATGGAAAAGGACAAAATTGAGGCAGAGCTTAGCTGTGTGGTTCGCGAACGCAACGATCTCAGCAATCAGCTGGCCACTATTGCacgcaaaaaagaaaccatcgGCGAAGAGGTAATGCGCTTACGGCAGCGGCTAGAGCAATCGAATGAGATGAACGGACGGCTGAATCGCTCGCTGGAGGAGTTGGTAAAGGAGAGTGAAGAAAAGACGGTTACGATTGAAGGACACGAGAAGGAACTGCAAAGATTACAG GAGCAACTTGCCTCGCTGCGCAGTGAAAAAGAATCTCTAGAAGCCGTTCTGTTCGACACCAATACCTCGCTCGAAGAAGCCGAAGCCAAAAAGGATGCTCTCGAGCGCGAAAATCAGGACCTACTCATCAAACAAGAGTCCCACAAGGCACTTATCGCTCGACTCAACAAGGACCTCGAGAACGCGGAACGACGCGCACAGGACATCAAGATCCAGCTAACCAATGCTGCCGCCAATCAGGAAGCCGAGTTCCTGCAAAAACTTTCCAATCTGCGCACCTTTAGCGAAGAAAACATCAAGAAGCTGAACGATGAAAAGGAGCAGATTCGACAAACGCTAGAAAAGCGTATGCAACAATCACTACAAGCACTGGAAAGTGCTAAAGATGCCGAAATAAGGCAACTACGAGAGCAGTACGAAACGCTGCAAATGCATCTGGACGCATTGAACCAACAGCACGAGGAAGTGATTCTGCGGGCCGAGAACGAGAAGCAGCAGGCACTGCTGATTGCACACCGCGACAAACAGGCAGTGATCGAAAAGCTGGAAGTTACGGCACGTGAGCTGAAAAATGAACTGGAAAACGGTGACCGGTTGAAGCGGGAAATGGCCGCTCGGCAGGAGAAGGACCGTACCACGATCGGGTGTCTACGGGACGAAATAACTAAAATGCGTACGAAGGCGGAAGAGGCGCGCATCCGGGCGGAAGAGGAAATGAATCGACTGGAGATGGCTGCGGGATCGTTGCGCGAAGAGAAGGAAACACTGATCAAGGATTCGGAAGAGCTAAAGGTACAGCTGCGCCTTTCCGAGGACCGTAGTGATGCGCTCAATCATCAGCTTCAAGATACACAGCGTAAATTAAAGGAAG CGGAAAATAACACGGATGCCACGAGAAAGGACTTGACAGACACGAGACGATCACTAGCAGATAGTAACATCGAAAGAGACAAGTatgcaaacagcaacaaagaaTTAAGGGACCACGTGAAGCGGGTTGAGGAACAACGTCGTCAGCAGGCACGCACTATCGAAGATGCAATTGCCAAAATTACTT CACTGGAAGAAACTCGCAATGGTCTGGAGCAGGACAAGGTGCGCCTACAGACAATCCTTAAGGAAACGGAAACCAATGTCTCCAAACTAAACCAAGAGCTTACGAATGCTCAATCGGACATACAAAAGTTCCAAACCGACACAAGCCAAAAGGATGCGTCGGAAAAAGAACTGCAAGCCCGATTGGCGAACGAAGGCGAGGAGAAGGAGCGTGTGCTAGCCGAGCTGCACCAGATCAAGAAGCAGATGGCCGACCTAGAGGGTACACTGTGCGCCACTCGTCAGGAACTTGGCCGAGCACGTTGTAAAGCGAACCAGGACGAACACCGGTTCCACCAGCGCGAGCAAGAGCTTTGTACTCGCAACGAAGAGGGTCGCGGTCGTGAGAAGCGTCTCGAAGATCAAAAACACAATCTGGAAGTGTGTCTGGCCGATGCGACACAGCAAATCCAAGAGCTCAAGGCACGCCTTGGAGGTGCCGAAGGGCGTGTCCGTGCGCTCGACGAGCAGCTGGTACAGCTGGAGTGTCAAAAGAAGGAGGTTGAGAACAAGCTCAGCTCGATCGGACATACGTTGCGCCGAATCGCGGGTATCCAGATGGATGGTTCGGTCAGTTTGCCGTACCGTTTAATGAGTCCTTCGCGTCGTTACAGTCCAGCGCGTGGTACCGGTACCGGTGGTCGTTCGGAAAGTGGTGACTATCCGCCGGGCCACGGCCATCATCACGGTggtcatcaccatcaccatcatcaccatggACACGAGACGCGCAGTCTTTCCGGCGAGAATGTGCTGATCGATGTCGACCCGGAGATGGTACGTAAGGGCGTGCGTTCTTTGATGCAGCAAATCGCACACATCGAACGCGAGCGGGATGATTTCAAGGTGCAACTGTGCACGGCACGCAAGCAGCTGCAGGAAGGCAGCGATGCACAGCTTCGTCTCGAGACAAAGATCAACAAACTGCAGCAACACGTGCGAGCAGTGCATGAAGACAAGACCAATCTGGAAGCACGGTTAGCGCAGAAGACCAGCGCTCTACAATCGACCGAGGAAACACTTCGCCAGAAGTCAGACGAACTGACAGCTTTGCGCGAGAAAGCGGCTCAGCTAGAACAGTCGCTGACCAGCACAACCGAGGAGCGAACACATCTCGAGGAACGATTGGACAAATGTCGGCAGGCTGGTGCTCGGCTTGAATCTGACAAGCGCCATTTGCAGGACGAGCTAGCACGTACGGAAGCACGTGCCACTAAGCTAGACCTGCAGCGTGTCGCTCTCGAGGGTGACATACAGCGGCTTCAAATGGCTATGCAGGAGAAGGATTGTACGTTGCGTAATCAGCAGGAAAGGCTTGAAAATCAGCAACGTTCACTGACACAACTAGAGGATCGTTGTGTGGCCCTGAAGAGCACCGTCGACCAGCTGAAGGAGCGTCTACAAGCAGCGGCCATAACCGAAACGGAACTGCGCGGTGAAATAAGCGGCTTACAGCGCCACAATGCCGACCAAAGCCACACATTCGCGCTTGGCCAGGACAAGCTTAAGCAGCTGCAGAAAACTCTCACCGGCAGCGAGAACGAGCGACGTGTACTGGCCGAACGGTTGGATGCGGCCCAACACACAATCAACGAGCTGCGGCGCAATCAGCAAGCTGCACAGGACGGTACCACCCGCCTCCAGGAGCAGCTGGCCGAATGTGAGGTCCAGAAATCGACGCTCGAGAGTCAACTGCGGCTAGCCAAATGGAATCAGGAGACAAGCGAACAGCTAGCAGCTACAGGCGGCAatatcggtggtggtggaaataCTTCCGGTGATCAGGAACTTGCCCGCCAGCTGATCAGTTCGCAGCGTGAACGTAACGAGCTCCGCAACCAGGTGGAAGCACTGAACGAAAAGATCCGCACATTGGAGCGTGACAAACGTCCGACCGGAGGAAAGTACGATCGATCCGAGAAGAAATCTCTAGGCGGTGATTACGAttcaaatcgaatcgaatcgacgGCTGCCTACAGCTGTGGACTGGATCATGCCCAGATCGAACAGGAAGGTCGCGAGCTGCGCATGAAGGTACGGCGCTTAGAAACGCTGCTGGCAGAGAAAGAGGCAGAATTGGCACGGTCACGGGCAAAGTTGTTGGAATCGCCAAGCAAGGCCAGCAgtctcggtggtggtggtagtgcaGGGGTTGACGTGGAACGTTACCGAAGCGCACAGGTACAGGCGGAACGGTTACTAGACGCACGGGAACAATCACACCGCCAGCAAGTCACTCGCCTGGAGAACCAAATCGCGATGCTAAGGGAACAGCTGGCACAGGAGGCAAAACGGCGCCAGCAGTACATATTACGCAGTTCACGTGCCGGCAGGGAGATGCAACAGCTGCGACAGACCATTGGGGAATCTCTGAGAAACGTGGCCCAGGATCCGCTCGATACGGGTTTGCTCGAAAGTGAAGCACGTCG ATTGGACAGTGCCGTATCGATGAGCTTGCCACCGACGACTGGCCGTGGTAGAGGAGACTATGACCGCAGTCTCAGCCCCACATTTCGTTAA
- the LOC126558186 gene encoding zinc finger protein 235-like: MDLTIYNDVPNDTPGTYCRFCFRETSLVPIFHPTTSEPLNLELITVIVECIGVLLKPEMDFPSAACQSCLQLMQEFHNFRRRAREYDKIIRSKILPRIEPEVIIVKQEASDLDTVVYDHEQQADKESTSSSTLTADESHDEVSMDVLEQLQQLHQQHQLHQQQLLLQQHQQQQQQQQQQHLQQLHQQSSHEQSEEQEPKFSMSAIFNAQANALAVVAAAAAATPIRAQTRSQSKRQSAATSGSMAPAASLEDNRCMVCGEKFQSRDVWMAHLAVHTVERPFQCHICLAQFKTKYVQQNHIRTVHENVRSYRCPICTEPSRMFKSKRTLEDHMRYHTGERPFVCCICKITFSSGSVHRNHMYRVHREMRKKDRRCNYCGKVFDRILDLKRHQTSYCEKIVGREIAGRL, translated from the exons ATGGATTTAACAATCTACAACGATGT ACCGAATGATACGCCTGGCACATATTGCCGCTTTTGCTTTCGTGAAACCAGCCTGGTACCGATCTTTCATCCCACCACGAGCGAACCGTTGAATCTCGAGCTGATAACGGTAATAGTGGAGTGCATTGGCGTGCTCTTGAAACCGGAGATGGATTTCCCGTCCGCCGCCTGTCAGAGCTGTCTGCAGCTGATGCAGGAGTTTCATAACTTTCGCAGGCGTGCCCGCGAGTATGACAAAATCATACGGTCCAAAATTTTGCCCCGCATCGAACCGGAAGTGATCATCGTAAAGCAGGAAGCGTCCGATCTGGATACAGTGGTGTACGATCATGAACAGCAGGCGGACAAAGagagcaccagcagcagtacgctGACAGCTGATGAATCTCATGACGAAGTCTCGATGGATGTCCTTGAACAATTGCAGCAGCtacaccagcagcatcaattgcatcaacaacagctacttttgcagcaacatcagcagcagcagcagcagcagcagcaacagcacctaCAACAGCTCCATCAGCAGTCATCACACGAACAAAGTGAAGAACAGGAACCAAAGTTTAGCATGAGTGCCATTTTCAACGCGCAAGCAAATGCCTTGGCAGTGGTGGCCGCTGCTGCAGCCGCCACTCCGATACGCGCCCAAACTCGAAGTCAATCGAAACGCCAATCCGCCGCCACCTCCGGTTCCATGGCACCAGCAGCATCGCTGGAAGACAATCGGTGCATGGTATGCGGTGAAAAGTTTCAGTCCCGTGACGTATGGATGGCACATCTGGCAGTGCACACCGTCGAGCGGCCATTTCAGTGTCACATCTGCCTAGCACAGTTTAAAACCAAATACGTACAACAGAACCATATCCGGACGGTGCACGAAAATGTCCGCAGCTATCGGTGCCCGATCTGTACCGAGCCTAGTCGAATGTTCAAGAGCAAGCGCACGCTCGAGGATCACATGCGCTACCATACGGGCGAACGGCCGTTCGTGTGCTGCATTTGTAAGATAACGTTCTCGTCCGGCAGCGTGCACCGGAACCACATGTACCGGGTGCATCGGGAGATGCGCAAAAAGGATCGCCGGTGTAATTACTGTGGCAAGGTGTTTGATCGTATACTTGATCTGAAACGCCACCAGACGAGCTACTGTGAGAAGATCGTTGGTCGGGAAATAGCTGGCCGATTGTAG
- the LOC126557505 gene encoding uncharacterized protein LOC126557505: MPSASKDKIFGPWNRSESTGNFVYLSNNNTADSLAKMFSRTAPSSPRWTPYGSRHNSPPMPSSPLSSSPPSTLRRNYSSTFTLIPEDRELETVQPTQPATPPTPATSAATDSPRVSSGRILLRLVLWWPLLLIAVAQRLLGCCMQLAWKPFLMAAPAFWLSACLWMFWKLIALPLAGLKWALVALHTPAHERNRRKRTILISCGSTIQTLHLARNFYKSGARVVVFEFEGLFALARFSTAVSKFYAIQRPTPETAGEYIAALCEIVEKEQPTHYIPVCATSPAHYDALAKPHLELRGCSSFIPGAQETSVLDDILQVMRKCQANEILLPPHQIVSSKEELHRLYDGGWLTGFRNVMVASGALGLLERSKYVLPANRRDLRLNYEVSEAQKWVVIRDVIGSHYVTCTTVKDSAVIANVTCAIQADTRSLVPEENADIDRWLQEFFRRIRLQRPINGHISFRLVKCQCSGQILPLGIRVGVSLPYICYTGVHSRVLCKPCPHFSRQNSGPLVQEGGRYWIHETVLNALRRPSVDAVQHLIGTVIDQREALFVYWDPLPYCAYYHFQLPFNSVKRFLHKRQASRTSVPAMAAPVQ, encoded by the coding sequence ATGCCCTCCGCTAGCAAGGACAAAATCTTTGGCCCGTGGAACCGTAGCGAAAGTACGGGCAACTTTGTGTATCTCTCGAACAACAATACTGCTGATAGCTTGGCGAAAATGTTTTCCCGCACGGCTCCGTCGAGTCCACGATGGACACCGTACGGTTCGCGACACAACTCACCACCGATGCCGAGCTCACCGCTATCTTCCTCTCCACCGTCGACATTGCGCCGCAACTACTCGAGCACCTTCACGCTCATACCGGAAGATCGCGAGCTGGAAACGGTGCAACCGACACAACCTGCGACGCCCCCGACTCCGGCCACGTCGGCCGCAACCGACTCGCCGCGTGTGTCTAGTGGGCGTATCCTGCTACGATTGGTGCTCTGGTGGCCACTGCTACTAATTGCCGTCGCCCAGCGTCTTCTTGGATGTTGCATGCAACTTGCCTGGAAACCGTTCTTGATGGCAGCCCCAGCCTTCTGGCTGTCTGCTTGTCTATGGATGTTCTGGAAGTTGATTGCACTGCCTTTGGCAGGTTTAAAATGGGCCCTAGTCGCGCTACACACCCCGGCACATGAACGCAACCGTCGCAAGCGCACGATCCTCATCAGCTGTGGCAGTACGATACAAACTCTCCATCTGGCCCGCAATTTCTACAAGTCTGGAGcgcgtgtggttgtgtttgaGTTCGAAGGCTTGTTTGCGCTCGCACGCTTCTCCACCGCCGTCAGCAAGTTTTACGCCATTCAACGCCCAACGCCGGAAACGGCAGGCGAGTATATAGCGGCACTGTGTGAGATTGTGGAAAAGGAACAGCCAACCCACTACATACCGGTGTGTGCTACCAGCCCAGCACATTATGATGCTCTGGCCAAACCTCACCTGGAACTGCGTGGATGTTCCAGCTTCATCCCAGGTGCCCAAGAAACGTCGGTTCTGGACGACATCCTGCAGGTGATGCGTAAGTGCCAAGCGAACGAAATACTGCTTCCGCCGCATCAGATCGTATCGTCCAAGGAGGAACTGCACCGACTGTacgatggtggttggttgacCGGCTTTCGGAACGTGATGGTTGCGTCCGGTGCACTCGGGCTGCTGGAACGTAGCAAGTACGTGCTACCGGCCAATCGGCGCGACTTGCGCCTTAACTACGAAGTGAGCGAAGCGCAGAAGTGGGTCGTCATACGGGATGTGATCGGTTCGCACTACGTCACCTGTACTACGGTGAAGGATTCGGCCGTAATTGCGAACGTCACGTGTGCTATTCAGGCGGACACGCGCAGCCTGGTGCCGGAAGAAAACGCAGACATCGATCGATGGTTGCAGGAATTTTTCCGCCGCATACGGTTGCAGCGCCCCATCAACGGTCACATTAGCTTCCGGCTGGTAAAGTGCCAGTGCAGCGGACAGATATTGCCTCTTGGAATTCGTGTTGGTGTGTCGCTGCCGTACATCTGCTACACTGGAGTACATTCTCGCGTACTCTGCAAACCCTGTCCACACTTTAGCCGTCAAAATTCGGGACCACTGGTACAGGAAGGTGGACGCTATTGGATCCACGAGACGGTGCTGAATGCACTGCGAAGGCCGAGTGTGGATGCGGTGCAGCACCTGATCGGTACCGTGATCGATCAACGGGAAGCACTGTTCGTCTATTGGGATCCGTTGCCGTACTGTGCGTACTATCACTTCCAGCTTCCATTCAATTCAGTGAAACGGTTCCTGCACAAACGGCAAGCTTCCCGTACGTCTGTACCTGCGATGGCCGCACCGGTTCAGTGA